GGGTACCTTGTGCAGTGCACAGAACTTTGACTTGGTTGATAGCGTTCTTTCCACGAGATTTACGGGCCAACAGTTTGCTCTATTATCCAGTGTGTAGAACCGCTTCTTGATGCTAGCCATGGTGTTGATCTATAAAAGAGAAACCTCATAAAATTTTGCTGCACAAGACAGTTAGCTCAGCTTTGATCTTGGGATCCAAAGGGGTACGTTTATGTTGGGCTTTACCTCTGATTGCGTTTTCCAAATGGTAGCTGCAGCCTGAATTGCTACCCCCCTCATAATTGCCTTTAGGGCACACCATTGGGTAAAAACCGAGGTATCCTCGGGTTTGTTAAACTCTTAGTAAAAATCAAAACGGAAGAAAGGGAAAGACGGGGAAATATAGGAGGGTGCATAAGGACAGAAAAAACTGAAATAGCACCCTAAATGAAGGAAAGGAAGTGGCAGAAAAGTAGTATATGTGGGGGCATGTGCCCGGGCCATGGGCACTCTAATCGAAAATAACCTAGAACAAGATATATAAACAAGACTGAAATAAGCCCACCTAACGTATAGCAATTCTATAGCATACATATAGGTATGAGACCTAAAGGTATCACAACTGAGTAAGGCAGGGAATATCAATAGCATAACAGTTTAAATCTTAACATCAATAAGAAAAGAGCAATAAGTAAAACCTTAGGTCAATTTAAAGAATGTGGCACCTCTGTAGGGAAGGAGACAACAGTGTCTAGGAGGAAGAATAAGAATTTCCCCTACAGAAGTACATAGGGATACAAACTATCTGAAAGGATACAGAGTTCAAGCCAATATCGGCAAGAATCGAGACAGGTTAACACGCTTCACCGCATTTGATGTTAGCAGTGAGAGGCTTACATGGTGCTTGCAGACCATTCTTTGGTGACACGACTAGGTTTGGGAGTGGAAGTCTGGTCAAGTAGCTCAATGTCCCAATCTTTCAACAGCAATATTGTTCACATGAGGTATGACCACAAAAGCTCCATTTCTGTGGACCAGTAGTTTAGTCGGGAAGCCACATCTGTACTGGATATTGGCAGATCTTAAGGCTGCTGTGACTTGGTGAAACAACCGGTGTTTGGCCAAAGTAGTGGCAGAAATGTCTGGGCATAATTGGAGATCCCCAATTTCTGCTTGGGTATGGGCAGAGGGCAAGGAGGCTTGTAGTATCTGTTCCTTAATCCTGTAGAAGTGCACCCATAGGAGGGTATGCCTGGGTGCAGAGTCCGGAGCATTACGAGATTTGGGCAAACTGAATACGGTCTGAGTGGGTCGGTATCCGAAGCCGATGGTAGTAGCCTACGGAACAGGTCAGTAGCATATTCATAAAGATCAGAGTTAGTGACAATAACCACTTCCTTTAAAATGACTTTAATGAAGATGAAAATAAAGTTACACATGCTATTTAAAAGGGGAGAAAACTGCAAAAATGTGACCAAAAGAATCTACTGAAGACCATTTGTGCAGTAGAGTCTCATTTATTTCTCAGCCAAAATCTTCTGTTTACCAAAGCTAATTAATATGATTCATGTACCTTTTAAATAACAGGTCAATTCTAGAGTTTCTCattagagaccagggggtaaatgtatgaacgtgcgggttcttcaacacccgcgtgttcggcgattaaatttcaagcggcgctgcattgtaaagggagacttccctttacaatgcagcgccgcttgaaatttaatcgccgaacacgctgaacacgcgggtgttgaagaacccgcacgttcatacatttacccccaggttttatTAGCTTCAAGTTGACAATTTTCAATTCTACATCAAATGAGTTCATGCATTTTGGAATAGCCTATAATCTGAGCCTTCTCACGTTTTAGGAACTAATACTACTAAATGTTTTACAGTAATATGAGCTATGTTTGCCATTTTAGCCTCGTGATAATTCACCTTAAATTCATACCTCTTAACTTTTAGGAGAACTGTGCGTGTTGCagtaattgtaaaaataaagcacaacTGGAGAGTGTGATGCTGGTTTTCATACATGTACCCCCACAGATTCAAAGTGTAAGAATTACAGTTTCTTGTATTAGAAATTAATACTAATTATTCTAATTTCCGTTGCAtatgtggtatttttttaaaaaataaataaaaattattctgGTATACATTTAAAAGCTCAATTTTTGCACAATAGGGGACAATGGGAAACATTTATCATCCTAAGGATGTATGTAATACTTGAAGACTGAAAAACAATGATCAAAAAATGCACTTTACAAAGAACTGAAGACCTACTTGCATAGAATTTGATTTTATTACCATTATTGGGAATAGCTATAGTTCATGGCTTGGACAAGATAAACTGAAATGTCAGTCATGGAATCCAGAGGAAGAGTGTCAAAAGATGCCCAATTGTTATTAATTGGCCTTTAAATTATAGATTACTTAAATACTGTTAACATGCAACACCTTTTGTACAACTTTTATGTTACATATTGTCTTTAAATAAGTTCAAGTTTCAATATATTGTCAGTgtaatatcctttatttatagagcaccaataTATTActttgtacattgaggggatcatgatagaaataaataacatacaatgacctAAAACAAGGTAAaggtggccctgcccaaatgcacttacagtgtgtgtgtgtgtgtgtgtgtgtgtgtgtctgtgtctactGAAGGCAGAAGCATCATaaaccaccaatattaaagccgCCCTTGGTAGATGAAAAATAAACCAGTTGCTGTAGACATGTCAAAAAAAGCACCATGTCCTCTACCATCTACCTCAACTGAACCTGCTTCCTCTTATGTTTCTGGCTTTGCTCTTGTGCTGCATGGGAGTTGCTGTGTGCTCAGCCCTGTGCTCACTAAGCCAAGGCCCTTGAAGTTAAAATTAAAGAATGCTGTATATGTCCATTTGCAATGTATTGTAGaatgattatttttaaattatatgtgCTTGCTTGAACATATGCTAGTCAGTAAAGGGAAGACCTTGTGGATGGTTTTCACCTTTGAGTTAGAGACCCCAAATGTATAACTTCCATAGATATAAGGGATGCAACTGTTGTGGAGATATGACATGACAAAGCAGCAATATGGTATCACAGCATAATAAGCAAAAGAGCTTTAATTATTGCAGCACAGACAACGTTGCCTTTTTCTCTTCGTACTACGTATTATGCTGCTCTGTTATGTTGTATACTGGTCCGTAAAACCATTGTGGACGTAAAGTGGTTTCTATATTACATTGTGTACTGAGGCTTACACTTTGTGGTCATGTTGTCTTAATTTGTATGAATTGCCCCATTATATTCCAAATTATTTACCTTTACTTTGTGTTTTCCTCAAGACAAATGtatgttcataataataataataataataataaactcccATTTGCCTGATTCCAAAGGACCAATGCTCCTAATTTCCCAGTCTTATGCTTCCATGAcaatcataatatatattactGCATTGCTATGTGTCAGATATAACTTCATTATAAGTGTGTGCCTTTATTTTCCAGGTAATGACAGAGGAGGCTATCCCTATCTCATATGTCCCTTCACAGGAAATGCACTGCCTTCTTCATTGGTTTTCTGAATGGACAGAGTCACAGCGCAAATGGTTTCTTCAGGATATGCTGTGCAAGGCAGTGCCTGGAAAACTGTGCTTACTCCTTGAGGGAATGGGCTCACTGAACCTTTCTGCTCCACCACCCAGCATCTTTCAGTGCCAAATGAAACTGTGGGATCAGTGGTTCCAGGGCTGGGATGAGGATGAAAGGAATGAATTTTTGCGACGATTAGAGCAGCAGGACCAAGATTTTGTGGCACTGTTTTACAAGGAGGTGGCTGGAACTGCAGGCAAGGACTGATGGTCAACATCATGAATGGTTGCTGAGGATGTGAAAATTCAAAAGTGGGAGTGACTCATGGAAGAGCTGATTGAGTTGATGGGAGAAGTTGGGGGGCATGTGAAAGATGTGCTGGATCTAAATCAGAATCATTTTGCAGGCATCATTGATCTCGGAAAACTGTTAAACTCCACTGTTGGCGCTGCTTAGAATTTATAAACGTGTATTACTGCTAGAATATGTTGATATAAAAGTAACCAAAGACAGTTATTTTAGGCCTAACAGAAGTAGCCCATCTGATGAAGCAATTATTGAATGTGGGAAATTGATCATAAACTTATTACCCTGACATCTTTTGGTTCCTTTACTCTATAATAGTAAAAATTGTAGCGGCAAGAGTTTGGATTTGTCTTTAGCAATGTAAAGGTGATTAAATTTATTCTCGTATATTCAGTTGACTTGTCTTCTTACACGTTCAGACTCCGACCACATCATGCTTCTGTTCTGTATTTATAACTTGTGAATGATAAACGTCCCTTACTTGTAGAATCCGTGCCCTGTGCTTGCACCAGCTGACTGTGAGTATCAGCAATACGAAAAATATGCCGCAGAAACAGCCCCCGATTAGTCCAACTTTTCGCAGTATGGGGTTATGGGAGACAGGAGAACAGAGCCTGCAGAGGTGGAAAGAGATTTAGTATTGAGATTTATATTGAATTGTGCAGAAACTACAGTTACTATAACTGTTTCTTACCTAATGGTGACAGTGGAAAACTGAAGAGAGTCATATGTGATCGGATAATCGATGAGGGTCATCAAAGTCAAATATGGTGAACTTCCAGGAGTATGGAGAGGGCAATTAttggatccccctgccataagaGTAAATGATAAGTCCTTGTCTGGCTCTGTAGACGCATGCAAGAAGCATCTGCACAAAAAGAGAATCGTTTTAATGATTGTAATATTGGACATCTCAACATGTCTTATTTGCCTACATTTTCATAAGTATATGTATACTATTTTACTAGGTTACTCATAGTGTATTGTATAGTTATTCTATTTGTTTTCCCTAGTATAATGTCtaataaacaaatatttcttATTATGATTAGTATACCTGCTCCTGCATTTTTGTCTTCTACTACTTTTTGTTGTCTAGAGAGGGTAATGGGGAACCCCACTAAACATTTTGGTGACCTATGATTTGGTCTCAAACCATAGACTTGAGAATCCCTTACTTAAACTGTGAGGTCTAATGGGAAGCGATATTTGCCTGCATTGTGGGAATGTAATATACAAATATTACTCTGGGGTGCTGCTATTAAAGAAATATTGGTGAGAGTGGTCAAGTAACATACACTGCTAAATAAAATAGATTACGTGGTCAGTGACCTGCTTCAGGGACATTTAATAAATCTTAACTATAAGCAATCCTACCAGATTGCCAAACAAACCTTCATTTGTACTTTAAATTGATCTTAAATCAGGTCTGATCAAAACCCAGGAGACAAGTAgccaataaacaggaaagtacaACTGGGTCCTgatttatatatgattttatttaccacttcatgtctgaatgcaaagtAAAGAATTAGTAGGCAATACATTTATCAATGTAGATATTGAGAAAGCAATCAGTAGCTATATATGAATATTGTGCTTTTCATGTGGGTGCAATTTGTATTTATGATAAGAGGTTCCTTTAATCTTAATGATTTTTCATTTCAGCTCTACCTAATTTCTGGCTTCTGTTTGCCTTTATCTGTTCTGTTTCACCTTTGCACTCCAGCATGTTGAGCAATAACTCCGACAATCTCGTCCATTAaaagcattttcttttctttgttccaTTTGAAACCATGCATCATTTTCACCTTCACTATGATTCCTGGTACTGTTGCAGAAGGAAATATGGTGGAAATGGACGCTGTGATTGAAGCAGACGTTGGGAGAGAAGGCTGACCAAATCCCAAACAGAGTCGACCATTCGGACACATTAGAACACCTTCAAAACCTTTCACCTGCATAGTACGACCATAAACAATTAATCAAAGGATCTTTATGTTTTGGAActctgctcatcatcatcatcagttatgtatagcgccactgattccgcagcgctgtacagagaactcattcacatcagtccctgtcccattggagcttacagtct
The Mixophyes fleayi isolate aMixFle1 chromosome 1, aMixFle1.hap1, whole genome shotgun sequence DNA segment above includes these coding regions:
- the C1H14orf119 gene encoding uncharacterized protein C14orf119 homolog gives rise to the protein MTEEAIPISYVPSQEMHCLLHWFSEWTESQRKWFLQDMLCKAVPGKLCLLLEGMGSLNLSAPPPSIFQCQMKLWDQWFQGWDEDERNEFLRRLEQQDQDFVALFYKEVAGTAGKD